In the genome of Streptomyces sp. Q6, the window GGCCACGTCCAGCGGGTCGGCGAGCAGCGGCACCCGCGTGAACTTCGGGTCGCGGGCGGTCGGCGCGTGCGCCGCGAGGGAGAGGGCGAGGTCCACGTCACCGGCGGCGAGCAGCTCGTACGCCTCCCCGGCCTCGGCCTCGCGCACCCGCACGGTGACCCCGGGGTGCGCGGCGCGCAGCGCCCGTACGGCGGGCACCACGAGGGCGGGCACGGCGGTGGAGAACGCGGCGACCCGCACCTCACCCACCTCGCCGTGCGTGTACGCCGCCAACTCGGCGTCTGCGCGCTCCAGTTGGGCGAAGACGGCTTCCGCGTGGCGCAGCACGAGGTGCGCGGCGTCGGTGAGCCGCACCCGCCGCCCCTGCGCTTCGAGGAGCGTCACGCCGAGCTGTTTCGCGAGGTTGGTGAGCTGCTGCGAGACGGCGGACGGGGTCATGAGGAGGGCCTGGGCGGTGGCCGTCACGGTGTCCCGCTCGCGCAGGGTCCGCAGGATGACCAGCTTCTTCACGTCCCACCGGTCGGGCCCCGGCACTCGTTCGCTCATACGGCACAACGTAACGCGGCCTACGCTGGGCCCATGACGCGTACGCGGACGGTACGGATCCGGCGGGCCCGCCCCGACGAGGCGGCGGAACTCACGGCGCTCGCCCTGCGCTCGAAGGCGCACTGGGGCTACGACGAGGCGTTCATGGCGGCGTGCGTGGCCGAGCTGACGCTCGCGGCGGACGAGATCGCGGCGCGCCGCACGGCCGTGGCGGAATCCGACGACGGCCGGGTCCTCGGCCTCGCGACGCTCGAAGGAGCGCCGCCGCACGGCGAGTTGGGGCTGATGTTCGTGGACCCGGAGGCGATGGGGCTCGGCGTGGGCCGCCTTCTGTTCGCGCATGTGCGCGCGACGGCCGCCGCCACGGGGTTCACGACGGTCCGCTGGGCGGCGGACCCGAACGCGGTGCCGTTCTACGAGGCGATGGGCGGCCGGCGCACGGGGGCGATCCCGTCGGGCTCGGTCCCCGGCCGCACCCTCCCGCTCATGGAGCTGACCGTGCGACCGCGAGCCACTCCACCAGAAGCCGGTTGACCTCGTCGGCGCGCTCCTGCTGGATCCAGTGCCCGGCGCCGTCGAGCAGGTGCGAGCCGACGAGCCCGGGGAGCGTCTTCGGGAACGCGTCGATGGCGTCGGAGAGCCACATGGTGGAGGCGTCCCTCGTCCCGCCGACGAACAGCGACGGCTGCGCGAGGGCGGCCCCGTCGAAGCCGGCCAGATCCTCCCAGTCCCGGTCCATGTTCCGGTAGCGGTTCAGCGCGCCGCGCATCCCCGTACGCTCGAACTCCCCCGCGTACACGTCGAGTTCGCTCTCGCTCAGCCAGTGCGGGAGCCCGGCAGGGAACCGGTCCCGCAGCCGTCCGCCGCGCGTGACGAGGTGCGGGTCGGGGGCGTCGGGTCCGGGCATGGTGTCGGCGGACAGCGCGGCGTAGAACCCGGCGAGCCAGCCGCGCACGTCCGGCTCGATCTCCGCCTCGGCCCGCCCGGCCTCCTGGAAGTACGAGACGTAGAACTCCTCGGGCCCGCCGCCCGTCCCGGCGAACACCTCGCTGGGCCGGGGTCCGCCGCGCGGGGCGTAGGGCACGCTCAGCATCGCCACGGCGCGGAACACGTCGGGCCGCACCAGCGCGGAGTGCGCGGCGATCCCGGCGCCCCAGTCGTGGCCGACGACCATGGCGTGGTCCGCCCCCAGCGCCTCGACCACGGCGACGCCGTCCTCGACGAGCTCCAGCATCCGGTACGCGTCGACCCGGTCGGGCCGCGACGAGCGCCCGTATCCGCGGACGTCGACGGCGACGGCCCGGTACCCGGCGTCGGCGAGGACGGGCAGCTGCCGCCGCCATGAGTACCAGGACTCCGGGAAGCCGTGGATCAGCAGGACGAGGGGCCCTTCCCCCTGCTCCACGAGGTGGACGCGCCCGGCGGGCGAGGGGACGAGACGGTGGACGGGGGCGAGGGCGGACGGCTGCGCCATGGGGACCTCCGGGTCGCGCGGTGCGGCTGCTGCGATACGTCGATCATGCCTCCGCGCGGTCGCCGCCCCCGGCCGGTGTTGCCGGTTCGGCAAATCGGGGCGGGCCGTCCGTCGCGTCAGTTGATGATCTCGGCGCCGTCGTCCTCGCGGATCGCGGCCAGCCGGTCCCGCCACATCCGGAGGGCCTCGGGCGTCTGCCGCACCCAGTCGGTGACCTCGCCGAGGATGCGCAGCGGCTGCTCGCTGCGGTAGGAGCGGGTGGGGTTGCCGGGGAACTTCTTGTCGGTGACGTTGGGGTCGTTCTCGAACTCCCCGGTCGGCTCGACGAGGTACACGCGCGGTTCCCCGTCCCCGGCGGCCAGCTCGGCGGCGAGCCCCGCGCCGTCGCGCAGCGCGGTGAAGTAGATGTGGTTCATCACGATCTCGGGCCGGTAGTTGGACCGGAACCCGGCGGTGAGGTGGTCCCCGACCCGCAGTGCGGCCTTCGTCCCGTGGAAGAACGGCCCCTCGTCCAACGCCTCGCTCATCGCGGCAGGCTACCAACCACGAGACGCCGCTCACGCCTCCAGGTACGCGAGCACCGCGAGGACCCGGCGGTTGTCGCTCTCCCCCGGGTAGAGGCCGAGCTTCGTGAAGATGTTGCCGATGTGCTTGGCCACGGCCTTCTCGGTGACGACGAGCGCCTCCGCCACGCCCGCGTTCGAGCGTCCCTGCGCGAGCAGTCCGAGGACCTCGTGCTCGCGTGCGGTGAGGGATCCGACGCGCCGGTCACGGACCTTGCGGGCCAGCAGCTTGGACACCACCTCGGGGTCCATCACGGTCCCGCCGTCGGCGACCTGCCCGATGGTCCGCAGGAACTCGGCGCCGTTCGTGACCCGGTCCTTGAGGACGTAGCCGGTGCCCCCGGCGCCGTCGGCCAGCAACTCCCGCGCGTACAGCGGCTCCACGTACTGCGAGAGCAGCAGCACCGGGAGCCCCGGCACCTGTGCGCGGGCCGCGAGCGCCGCCCGCAGGCCCTCGTCGGAGAAGTCCGGCGGCAGGCGTACGTCGACGATCGCGACGTCGGGTTTCTCGGTGACGAGGGCGCCCAGCAGCTCCGGGCCGTTGTCCACGGCGGCGACGACCTCGTGGCCGTACGCGCCGAGGAGCCGTACGAGACCGTCCCTCAGCAGGAAGTGGTCTTCGGCGACGACAACACGCACGGCACCTCCATCGAGATCTGGGTCGGGCCGCCGACCGGGCTGTGCACGGCGAGGACGCCGTCGAAGGTGGCCAGGCGGCGCTCGACACCGGCCAGTCCGGTGCCGCGGGACGGATCGGCGCCGCCGCGGCCGTCGTCGCCCACGCCGACCCGCAGGGCGGTGCGCTCGGGATCGTAGGCGATGTCGATCCACAGCCGCTCGGCGTCGGCGTGCTTCGCCGCGTTCGTCACGGTCTCGGCGATCGCGAAGTAGACGGCGGACTCGACCGGCGGCTCGGGGCGCGCGGGGAGGTCGATCGTGACCTCCGCGGAGAGCGGGCTCAGGAGCGCCAACGACCGTACGGCGTCGGCGAGTCCACGGTCGGCGAGGACCGGCGGATGGATGCCGCGGACGAGGTCGCGCAGTTCCTGGAGCGCGGCGACGGACGAGGCGCGGGCCTCGGCGAGCAGCGCCCGCACGGCCTCCGGGTCCTCGGAGAGGCGGTGCTCGGCGGCGTCCAGCGTCATGCCCATCGCGACCAGGCGGGCCTGGGCCCCGTCGTGCAGATCACGCTCGATGCGCCGGAGTTCGGCGGCGGAGGAGTCGGCGGCGTCGGAGCGGGTCGCGGCGAGGTGCGCGATGCGGGCCGCCATCAGCTCCTGCTCGCTGGGCGCCAGTGCCGCCTTCACGAAGCGGGCGTGCCGGGTCACGGCGCGGGGCGCGAGCCACAGGCCGGTCCTCGCGATGCCGAGGCCGAGCAGCCCCGCCATGAGCCCGGTCGGCACGTTCTGGACGTGCACGAACATGTACCAGAGGCCCTCCCAGCCGGCGTCCCGCGCCAGGTACGGGCCGAACGCGGCGAGGAACACGCCCCACAGGCCGTATCCGACGAGACCGACCGGCACGCTGACGATCAGGCCGGCCACGAACCCGTACACCGTCACCCAGCGCCACTCGCGCAGCCGCTGCGGGTCCTCCAGGAGCCAGCGGTAGCGGGCGACCAGGCCCCGGCGCTCCTTCTCGTGCCCGAGCGGGACCGCGGGCGAGGCCTCGACCGTGATCCCCGACCATGTGCCGGCGAGCGCCCGCTCGCGGTCCACGTGGCGGCGCATGCCGGCCGTGGCCCACGGCAGGAACCCGGGGACGGGCGTCCACACCGCGATCCCCACCGTCGCCGACCAGTGCATGGACACCACCGACAGCCACCACAGTCGGTGGCTGCGCTTCAGCGCCTCGACCCTCTTCATCCCCCGGCTCCCCTGCTCGACCCGTCTACTGCAAGGAGTATCCGGCGAACTCCTCGGGCACGTCGGTGGAGATAACTCCCCTCTTCCCCGGCTCGCTCGCCCACGCCGCGTATCCGTCGGGGCGTACGAGCAGCGCCGTCCGCCGGTCGCTCGCCCAGTGCTCGACGCGGACCGGGCCGCCCTTGTGCTCGGCCTCCTCGGGCAGGATCAGCACGAACTCGCCGTCGCGCAAGGCCTCGTAGAGCCGGGTGCCGCCGCGCAGGGCGACATCGGGGACGCGCCTGCCGACGAGCGCGTGGGCGCCCTTGGCGGCCGGATAGCGGAAGCCGATGCCGGTGATCTGCCCGAGGGCGCGGTCCCGGGCGGGGTGGACCCGGTCGACGAGGCCGGTGAGGACGGCGCGGGCGGCGAGCGTCCAGGGGCGCCTGGCCATCGCCATCCGCACGATGCCGCCGCTGCTGCGCAGGACCGCCCGGCCGACGGGGTGCCGCTCGGCCTGGTACGTGTCCAACAGGGCCTTGTCCGCACGGCCGTTGAGGACCGCCGCCAGCTTCCAGCCGAGGTTCGCGGCGTCCTGGAGGCCGGTGTTCATGCCCTGGCCGCCGGCCGGGGTGTGCACGTGCGCGGCGTCCCCGGCGAGCAGGACGCGGCCCACGCGGTAGGCGGGCGCCTGGCGTTCGTCGCTGTGGAAGCGGGACATCCAGCGGGCGTCGTGCATGCCGAAGTCGCGGCCGAGGGCGAGCCGGGCGATCTCCTTGATCTCGTCGAGGTCGAGCGGGGTGGAGTCCGGCACGTCGTGGGCGCGGTTCCAGCCGATGACGCGGTAGTAGCCGTCGCCGAACGGCGCGATGAAGGCGAAGGCGTCGCCGACGGCGTTCACGGTGAGCAGGTTCTCGGGCCGCTCGGCGAGCCGCACGTCGGCGAGGACGACGGAGCGGATCACGGACCTGCCGGGGAAGGGCAGCCCCACGGCCTCCCGCACCGCGCTGCGCATGCCGTCGGTCCCGACGACGTACGCGGCGCTCATCTCCTTCGACTCCCCGTCCGCCGTGCGGACTTGAAGGGTGACGCCGTCCGTGCCCTGCGTCAGGCCCGTCACCTCGGTCTCGTACGCGAAGGAGACCCCGGCCTCGACGGCACGCCGCGCCAGCGCCTTCTCGACCTCGTACTGCGGGACGACGAGGAGGTGGTTGAACCGGGAGGGCAGGTCGCCGAGGTCGACGGTGAGGCGCCCGAACAGCCGCAGCCGGTCGAGGACCTGGCCCCTCTCCTCGATCTCGTCGGCCAGACCCCGCGCGTCGAGCTGCTCCAGGGTGCGGGCGTGGACGACGAAGGCGCGGGAGAGGTTGCTGATCGTGCGGGCGCGCTTCTCGACGAGGGTGACGGGCACACCGGCGGCGGCGAGGTCCCCGGCGAGCAGCAGGCCGGTGGGCCCGGAGCCGACGACGAGGACGGAGCCGACGCCCGTGCGGTCGTTCGTGGTGCCGTTCGTGGTGCCGTTCATGGTGGCCTCCTACGACTGCGCTGCGAAAGCGACTGCGACTGCGACTGCGGTGCGCCAACACCTGTTGGTCAACACCTGTTGGTCAACGCTTGTTGGCAAACGTAGAGCCGCACGTCTGGACTGTCAACACGTGTTGGCCTACGTTTGTTGGCATGAGTGAGAAGCAGCAGGCGACGCAGGTGGCCCGGCGGTCCGACGCCACCCGCGCCGCGATCCTCGGCGCGGCCCGTGAACGGTTCGCCGCGGACGGGTACGAGCGGGCGACGATCCGCGCCATCGCGCGTGACGCCCGGATCGACCCGTCCATGGTGATGCGCTATTTCGGGAACAAGGAAGGTCTCTTCGCGTCGGCCGTCACCCTCGACCTGAAGCTGCCGGACCCGGCGGGCATCGCGCGTGAGGAGATCGGCCGCACGCTGGTGGGCCACTTCCTGGCGCTGTGGGAGGAGAACGAGGTGCTCACCGCGCTGCTGCGGGTCGGCACCACGAACCAGGCCGCCGCCGAGCGGATGCAGGGTGTGCTGCGCGACCAGCTGATCCCGGTGGCCAGGAAGGTCTGCCCCGACCCCGAGCAGGCCCCGGCGCGGGCGGCGCTGGGCGCGTCACAGGTGCTCGGGCTCGCGCTGACGCGGTACGTGCTGCGCTTCCCGGCGAGCGTGGCGATGAGCCGCGAGGAGATCGTGGACTGGCTTGGCCCGACGGTGCAGCGCTATCTGACGGCCGAGACGCCCTGAGCGGGACGGGAAGCGGACGCGGACCGGGACGGGCAGGACCCGCAGGGGTGAACGCGTCGAGGGCATCCACGGCGCGGGTGCGCGCCGTGGATGCCCTCGACGGGAAAGCGTGCGGGTCAGCCCTGCTTCTGCTGCTTGCGGGACTTGTCGCCGAGCACCACCAGACCGGCGATGACCAGGAACAGCACGATCGGAGCGGCCACGTAGAGGCCGAGCGTCTCGATCACGCTCAGGCCGTTGGTGCCCGGGTCGTCACCGTCGTCGCGCGTCAGCGCGAGCGCGGGGGACGACATGAGCAGCATCATCAGCGTCGTACCGGAGGCCAGGGCGCCGGCGCGCAGGGCGTTCTTCTTGTCCACGGTGCCAACGTAGCGAACGCCTAAGCGCGCCGCGCGCCCGGGGGGCCTGTAAGGGGCACGGAGCCGTCCCAGAGCTCCCGGAGAAGGGCGTGCGCGCGGGGCGAGGCGGCCAGCTCCTCCAGGGTGACGGGGCGCCCGGTCGGGTCGGCGACGGGCAGCCGCCAGTTGGGGTACTCGGTCCAGGTCCCCGGCAGGTTCTGCGGCCGCCGGTCGCCCACGAGGTCGGGCAGCCAGACGCCGATCATGCGGGCCGGGGTGCGCAGCAGGAACCGGTGCACGGCCCGGATCTCCTCCTCCTCGTCGTGCCCGTCGCGCAGCAGCCCGAGCCGGGCGAAGAGGGTGAGCCACTCCCCCACCTCCGCCGCGGCCTCGTCCGGTGAGGCCGTGGACAGGCCGAGCCGCCGGCGCAGCCGCACGTCGTCGCCGGTCAGCCGGGCAGCCGTCGACGGCAGGTCGTGGGTGGTGGCGGTGGCGACGCAGTCCGTACGCCAGTCGTCGGCGGGCACCGGACGTCCGTCGCCCTCGGGTCCGTAGGCGCGCTCGAACCACAGCACGGACGTCCCGAGCACCCCGTGCTCGCCCAGCGTCTCGCGCACGCCGGGCTCGACGGTCCCGAGGTCCTCGCCGATGACGTACGCGCCCGCACGCGACGCCTCCAGGACCAGCACGGCGAGCATGGCCTCGGCGTCGTAGTGGACGTACGTGCCCTCGGTCGGCGCCTGGCCCTCCGGGATCCACCAGAGCCGGAAGAGGCCCATCACGTGGTCGATGCGGACGGCGCCCGCGTGCCGCATCAGGCCCCGCAGGAGTTCGCGGAAGGGCGCGTACCCGGTCTCGGCGAGGCGGTCGGGGCGCCACGGGGGCAGGCCCCAGTCCTGGCCGCGCGCGTTGAACGCGTCCGGCGGCGCTCCCACGCTCATGCCCTGCGCGAAGACGTCGCGCTGCGCCCAGGCGTCCGCGCCGCCCGGGTGCACGCCGACCGCGAGGTCGTGCACGAGCCCGATCGGCATGCCGGCCTCGCGGGCGGCCCGCTGGGCGGCGGCGAGCTGGCCGTCGGTGAGCCAGGCGAGCCGGCAGTGGAAGTCGACGCGGTCCATCAACTCCCGCCGCGCGGCGGCCGTTTCGGGCGAGCGCGGGTCCTGGAGGGCCGTGGGCCAGGTGTGCCGGTCGGGGCCGTACCGCTCGGCGAGCGCGTACCAGGTGGCGTGGTCCTCCAGGGCGGTGCCCTGTGCGGCGAGGAAGTCGCAGTAGGCGGCGCGGCGGCCCGGGGAGAGCGGCACCTGGTGGACGGCTTCGAGGGCCTCGCGCTTGAGCGCCCACACCGCGTCCCGGTCGATCAACTCGCCCTTGTCCAGGACGGATTCCCGCAGCCGTGCGGCGTCGCGGGTGCGCGCGGGCACGTAGGCGTACTCGGGGATGTCCTCGATCCGCAGGTGCACCGGGTCGGGGAAGCGGCGGGAGGAGGGGCGGTACGGGGACGGGTCGGTGCCGCCGTCGGGGCCCGCGGGTACGGCCGCGTGCAACGGGTTGACCTGGAGGAATCCGGTGCCGTGGGTGCGGGCCGACCAGGACGCGAGATCGGCCAGGTCGGCGAGGTCGCCCATGCCCCAGGAGTGCTGGGAGAGCAGGGAGTACAGCTGGACGAGGAGTCCGTGGGTGCGCTCGGGCGGCTGCGGGGCGCGGGACGGCGCCACGACGAGGTGGACCTCGGCGGCGCGGCCGTCGGGCGCGGTGACGCGCAGCCGGTGCACGCCCGGCGCGGTCGGGGTGCCCGGGTTCCAGGGGGCGAACCGGTCGTCGCCCTCCCGGCACAGCGCGATCCGCGAGCCCGCGGGCAGCGTCGGCGCCCAGGACGGCATCCGTCCGTCGGCGGCGGCCACCACGGTCGGCGGCAGCAGGCGGCTCTCCGCCCGCGCCTGCGCGTCCCGCAGCGCGTCCGGCGACCCGGCGTCCACGCCGAGCGCCGCGAGTGCGGCCGTCACCGCGGCGTCGGAGGCGCGGACCGTGCGGCCGGGCGCCGGTGAGTAGGACGTGGCCACGCCGTGCAGGGCGGCGAGCCGGGCCAGGCTCATCCCGCGGCCAGGCCGCTCGGAGTGGGCTCGGAAGTCAGGGGCGCCTCGTCGGCCATGGGCGGCTCGGACGTCAGCGGGGCGTAGTCGGCGAAGGCCGGTTCGCTGGTCAGGGGTGCTTCGTAGGAGTACGTGGTGGTGTCGGCTCCGGGCTCCAGCGGATCCAGGAGGTCCCCGGGGTACAGGGGTTCCGCCTGTTTGGAGAGGGCCGAGAGCAGGAGATGCGCCGATGCGGCCACAGTGGCCTCCTTCGTGATGCGGGTCCGTCGTGAGTCGTGACCCCTACCCAGCGGGCGCGGCCGCAGACCTGTCAGTACGGGCAACGTGTTGCTGGTCACATTGTGTACGACGAAAGGAAATTGGCCAGGGGACCGGGAAAACCGGAAGAACTTCACTGGTCGCACCACGCCCCGTCGGGGCAATTGCGGCACAACGGCCACGGGCGTTGACACCCTGCCCCGGTGAGTGGTGGGGTCGGTAGCCACCCTGGGAAAGCTCTGATCCCGTAGATCTTCGTTGAGGAGTAGGCCGTGCAGCTCCGGCGCAGGAAGAGGGCGGCCGCTCTGGCGGTCGCCGTCATCGCGGGGACGCTGGGCGGGGCCACGGGAGCGGTCGCCGCTCCGCCGGCGCCGGGGACCACGTCGGGCACCGCCGGGAAAACGGAGTCGGACGCGGGGCTGCCGTCAGTGTGGCCGCGGCCGCAGTCGCTGAAGGCCTCGGCCCATGGGGTCACGGTCTCGGACGACGTGGTGCTCGTCGTCCCGTCGGGGACCGACCCGTACGCGGTGGAGGCGTTGCGCACGGCGCTGCGCGACGCCGGGGCGCGCGAGATCCGGCAGGTCGCCGACGACTCCGCCGTGCCCGCCGGGTCGGGGCTCGTGGTGCGGACCGGTTCCGCGGTGCCCGAGACGTCGGCGGGCGCCGGGGACTACCGGCCCGACTCCCGCAACAGCGCGGCCGGTTCCCTCGACACGGTGCTGCGCGGCCTCGGCGCGACGGCCCGCCGCGACCTGCCGTCCGGCGGCTACCGCATCGCCGTCGGGCACACGGCCGGACGCCCGAGCGTGGCCATGGAGGGCATCGGGGACGACGGCCTGTTCCACGCGGTGCAGACGTTCCGGCAGCTCCTCGACGGGCGGTCCGTCGCGGGCGTCGTCGTACGGGACTGGCCGGGCACGGCGGTCCGCGGCCTCACCGAGGGCTTCTACGGAACGCCGTGGACGACCCGGCAGCGCCTGGAGCAGCTCGACTTCATGGGCCGCACCAAGCAGAACCGCTATCTGTACGCGCCGGGCGACGACCTGTACCGCCAGGCCCGCTGGCGCGAGACGTACCCGGCGCAGCAGCGTGCCGACTTCCGCGAGCTGGCCGAGCGGGCCCGCGCCAACCACGTGACGCTGGCCTGGGCCGTCGCGCCCGGACAGGCGATGTGCATGTCGTCGCCCGACGACGTGAAGGCCCTCAACCGCAAGCTGGACGCGATGTGGGCGCTCGGGGTGCGCGCGTTCCAGCTCCAGTTCCAGGACGTGTCGTACAGCGAGTGGCACTGCGCGTCGGACGCCCGCGCGTTCGGGTCCGGGCCGCAGGCCGCGGCGAGGGCGCAGGCGCGCGTCGCGAACGCGGTGGCGGAGCACCTGGCCGACCGCCACCCGGGCGCCGAGCCGCTGTCGCTGATGCCGACCGAGTACTACCAGGACGGGAAGACCGCGTACCGTACGGCGCTCGCCCGCGATCTGGACGACACGGTGGAGGTCGCGTGGACCGGCGTGGGCGTGGTCCCGCGCACCATCACGGGCGGTGAACTGGCGGGCGCCAACCGGGCGTTCGGCGGCGCGCACCAGTTGCTCACGATGGACAACTACCCGGTCAACGACTACGCGCAGGACCGTATCTTCCTCGGCCCCTACACCGGCCGCGAACCGGCCGTGGCGTCCGGCTCGGCGGCGGTCCTCGCCACCGCGATGGAGCAGCCC includes:
- the arr gene encoding NAD(+)--rifampin ADP-ribosyltransferase; translation: MSEALDEGPFFHGTKAALRVGDHLTAGFRSNYRPEIVMNHIYFTALRDGAGLAAELAAGDGEPRVYLVEPTGEFENDPNVTDKKFPGNPTRSYRSEQPLRILGEVTDWVRQTPEALRMWRDRLAAIREDDGAEIIN
- a CDS encoding FAD-dependent monooxygenase encodes the protein MNGTTNGTTNDRTGVGSVLVVGSGPTGLLLAGDLAAAGVPVTLVEKRARTISNLSRAFVVHARTLEQLDARGLADEIEERGQVLDRLRLFGRLTVDLGDLPSRFNHLLVVPQYEVEKALARRAVEAGVSFAYETEVTGLTQGTDGVTLQVRTADGESKEMSAAYVVGTDGMRSAVREAVGLPFPGRSVIRSVVLADVRLAERPENLLTVNAVGDAFAFIAPFGDGYYRVIGWNRAHDVPDSTPLDLDEIKEIARLALGRDFGMHDARWMSRFHSDERQAPAYRVGRVLLAGDAAHVHTPAGGQGMNTGLQDAANLGWKLAAVLNGRADKALLDTYQAERHPVGRAVLRSSGGIVRMAMARRPWTLAARAVLTGLVDRVHPARDRALGQITGIGFRYPAAKGAHALVGRRVPDVALRGGTRLYEALRDGEFVLILPEEAEHKGGPVRVEHWASDRRTALLVRPDGYAAWASEPGKRGVISTDVPEEFAGYSLQ
- a CDS encoding LysR family transcriptional regulator — protein: MSERVPGPDRWDVKKLVILRTLRERDTVTATAQALLMTPSAVSQQLTNLAKQLGVTLLEAQGRRVRLTDAAHLVLRHAEAVFAQLERADAELAAYTHGEVGEVRVAAFSTAVPALVVPAVRALRAAHPGVTVRVREAEAGEAYELLAAGDVDLALSLAAHAPTARDPKFTRVPLLADPLDVALPAGHPRAGRPGLRLADLAGEPWIFGGSGPWSEITTAACEAAGFVPEQAHSAAGWTAILAMVEAGMGVALVPRMAAARRDGVAMCALGADRPVRHVVAAVRKGAEEGGAVRRVLDALREAPAPA
- a CDS encoding alpha/beta hydrolase; this encodes MAQPSALAPVHRLVPSPAGRVHLVEQGEGPLVLLIHGFPESWYSWRRQLPVLADAGYRAVAVDVRGYGRSSRPDRVDAYRMLELVEDGVAVVEALGADHAMVVGHDWGAGIAAHSALVRPDVFRAVAMLSVPYAPRGGPRPSEVFAGTGGGPEEFYVSYFQEAGRAEAEIEPDVRGWLAGFYAALSADTMPGPDAPDPHLVTRGGRLRDRFPAGLPHWLSESELDVYAGEFERTGMRGALNRYRNMDRDWEDLAGFDGAALAQPSLFVGGTRDASTMWLSDAIDAFPKTLPGLVGSHLLDGAGHWIQQERADEVNRLLVEWLAVARSAP
- a CDS encoding sensor histidine kinase; protein product: MKRVEALKRSHRLWWLSVVSMHWSATVGIAVWTPVPGFLPWATAGMRRHVDRERALAGTWSGITVEASPAVPLGHEKERRGLVARYRWLLEDPQRLREWRWVTVYGFVAGLIVSVPVGLVGYGLWGVFLAAFGPYLARDAGWEGLWYMFVHVQNVPTGLMAGLLGLGIARTGLWLAPRAVTRHARFVKAALAPSEQELMAARIAHLAATRSDAADSSAAELRRIERDLHDGAQARLVAMGMTLDAAEHRLSEDPEAVRALLAEARASSVAALQELRDLVRGIHPPVLADRGLADAVRSLALLSPLSAEVTIDLPARPEPPVESAVYFAIAETVTNAAKHADAERLWIDIAYDPERTALRVGVGDDGRGGADPSRGTGLAGVERRLATFDGVLAVHSPVGGPTQISMEVPCVLSSPKTTSC
- the malQ gene encoding 4-alpha-glucanotransferase; this translates as MSLARLAALHGVATSYSPAPGRTVRASDAAVTAALAALGVDAGSPDALRDAQARAESRLLPPTVVAAADGRMPSWAPTLPAGSRIALCREGDDRFAPWNPGTPTAPGVHRLRVTAPDGRAAEVHLVVAPSRAPQPPERTHGLLVQLYSLLSQHSWGMGDLADLADLASWSARTHGTGFLQVNPLHAAVPAGPDGGTDPSPYRPSSRRFPDPVHLRIEDIPEYAYVPARTRDAARLRESVLDKGELIDRDAVWALKREALEAVHQVPLSPGRRAAYCDFLAAQGTALEDHATWYALAERYGPDRHTWPTALQDPRSPETAAARRELMDRVDFHCRLAWLTDGQLAAAQRAAREAGMPIGLVHDLAVGVHPGGADAWAQRDVFAQGMSVGAPPDAFNARGQDWGLPPWRPDRLAETGYAPFRELLRGLMRHAGAVRIDHVMGLFRLWWIPEGQAPTEGTYVHYDAEAMLAVLVLEASRAGAYVIGEDLGTVEPGVRETLGEHGVLGTSVLWFERAYGPEGDGRPVPADDWRTDCVATATTHDLPSTAARLTGDDVRLRRRLGLSTASPDEAAAEVGEWLTLFARLGLLRDGHDEEEEIRAVHRFLLRTPARMIGVWLPDLVGDRRPQNLPGTWTEYPNWRLPVADPTGRPVTLEELAASPRAHALLRELWDGSVPLTGPPGARRA
- a CDS encoding response regulator transcription factor → MRVVVAEDHFLLRDGLVRLLGAYGHEVVAAVDNGPELLGALVTEKPDVAIVDVRLPPDFSDEGLRAALAARAQVPGLPVLLLSQYVEPLYARELLADGAGGTGYVLKDRVTNGAEFLRTIGQVADGGTVMDPEVVSKLLARKVRDRRVGSLTAREHEVLGLLAQGRSNAGVAEALVVTEKAVAKHIGNIFTKLGLYPGESDNRRVLAVLAYLEA
- a CDS encoding TetR family transcriptional regulator encodes the protein MSEKQQATQVARRSDATRAAILGAARERFAADGYERATIRAIARDARIDPSMVMRYFGNKEGLFASAVTLDLKLPDPAGIAREEIGRTLVGHFLALWEENEVLTALLRVGTTNQAAAERMQGVLRDQLIPVARKVCPDPEQAPARAALGASQVLGLALTRYVLRFPASVAMSREEIVDWLGPTVQRYLTAETP
- a CDS encoding GNAT family N-acetyltransferase, with the protein product MTRTRTVRIRRARPDEAAELTALALRSKAHWGYDEAFMAACVAELTLAADEIAARRTAVAESDDGRVLGLATLEGAPPHGELGLMFVDPEAMGLGVGRLLFAHVRATAAATGFTTVRWAADPNAVPFYEAMGGRRTGAIPSGSVPGRTLPLMELTVRPRATPPEAG